The Pseudomonas sp. FP198 genomic interval GGCACCGGGTGTTCAACATACTGCGCCTGGCCTCCAGGCCTGTGGGGTGGCGTCACGAGCATTTTCGCGGTGCGATTCGCCACGTCTGCGCCGAGTCGCTCGCGTACCAGGTGCAGGCAGCAATCGATTGCCGCCACCGTTCCGGCGGACGTCACGATGTTATCGGCGCTGACGTAGAGCACTTCGGGCTTGAATCGAACCTTGGGAAAACGTTGCGCAAACTGGTCACGGACGGCCCAGTGGGTGGTTGCTTCCTTTCCATCGAGCAGCCCGGCATCGCCGAGGACGAACGCTCCCAAACACAATCCCACGATGAGCTTGCCTTGCACGTTGGCGAGCTGCAGCGCTTGCACGAGTTGGGGCGATGCAACGAGAGATTGGTCGCCCCACGCCGGGATAATGATGACATCGCAGCTTTCCATCAGCTCCAGGCCGAGGCTTACCGACAGGCCAATGTCCTGGTCGGTACTGATCACTCCGGGCACTTCTGCGCAGTAATTGATTTCATACCGAGGCCCATCGGGCGCGGATTGGGCGGTTCCCAATACCATTCCCGGCACGGAAAGATGAAAAAGGCTGACGCCTTCGAAAGCTAGAACGGCAACGCGTATGGGGAGCATGAGGAGGCCTCGATTCGCCCTGTGGGCCCAAGCCGAACCACGTCGAGCAGCTGGCCCGATTATAGCGAAATATGTCATTCGGGCCACTGTTGGCTCGCGAGACATTCGGCAAGAATGGATTCCTCGATGTAAACAACAGGACCGATTCTTATGAAACTCAGAACTTTACCGCTTGCCGTCAGCATGGCTTGTGCCGTAGCCGCTGCCTCCTCGTTCGCCAGTTCGAATGTTCCCAACGCGCCGGACGCCTCTCACAAGTTGGATTTGCAGCAGGTTCGTAACGCGACGGTGAAAATCACCTACGGTGACACCACTTTCCTGATTGATCCGATGCTGGCAAAAAAAGGCGCTTATCCGGGTTTTGAAAATACCTATCGAAGCAACCTGCGCAACCCCTTGGTTGATCTGACGGAATCACCGGAGAAAGTTATCGCCGGAGTCGATGCCGTCATCGTCACCCATACGCACCTGGACCACTGGGACGATGCCGCGCAGAAAGCGTTGCCTAAAGACATTCCTTTGTTCGCCCAACATGAAGAAGATGCACAGCTGATTCGTTCCCAGGGTTTCAAGAACGTACGCGTGCTGACCGATGAAGCCGAATTCGGCGGCGTCAAGATCACCAAGACCGGCGGCCAGCATGGCACTGACGAAATGTATGCCTTGCCAGCACTGGCAAAACCGCTAGGCGAAGCCATGGGCGTGGTTTTCCAGGCGCCGGGCTACAAGACGCTCTACCTTGCGGGGGACACGATCTGGCGCAAAGAAGTAGACCAGGCCATCAACCAGTACCGGCCGGAAGTTATCGTGCTCAACGCCGGGAAGGCAAAAATGGCCGGATTCGACGGCTCGATCATCATGGGTGAAGAAGATGTGCTTCGCGCCTCGAAAGCCGCGAAAAACGCACAGATTGTCGCGGTGCACATGGACGCGATCAACCATATGTCCCTGACTCGTGAAGAGCTGC includes:
- a CDS encoding GlxA family transcriptional regulator yields the protein MLPIRVAVLAFEGVSLFHLSVPGMVLGTAQSAPDGPRYEINYCAEVPGVISTDQDIGLSVSLGLELMESCDVIIIPAWGDQSLVASPQLVQALQLANVQGKLIVGLCLGAFVLGDAGLLDGKEATTHWAVRDQFAQRFPKVRFKPEVLYVSADNIVTSAGTVAAIDCCLHLVRERLGADVANRTAKMLVTPPHRPGGQAQYVEHPVPQLSGETHLSDVLTWARMNLSGDLSLDVLADMAKMSRRTFTRRFKEATGTTVSKWLTAERVARAQALLETTELPIECIAGEVGFGTSLSLRQHFGAHLGTSPSDYRKMFCLGVGRKG
- a CDS encoding MBL fold metallo-hydrolase is translated as MKLRTLPLAVSMACAVAAASSFASSNVPNAPDASHKLDLQQVRNATVKITYGDTTFLIDPMLAKKGAYPGFENTYRSNLRNPLVDLTESPEKVIAGVDAVIVTHTHLDHWDDAAQKALPKDIPLFAQHEEDAQLIRSQGFKNVRVLTDEAEFGGVKITKTGGQHGTDEMYALPALAKPLGEAMGVVFQAPGYKTLYLAGDTIWRKEVDQAINQYRPEVIVLNAGKAKMAGFDGSIIMGEEDVLRASKAAKNAQIVAVHMDAINHMSLTREELRAYVKKQGIEGRVDIPEDGASLEF